The genomic stretch GCAGGTCGTCGAGCAGGTCCGCGGTCGGTGCCTTCTCGTACAGCCGGGCCGGTGCGCCGAGGTGCTCGAGCAGCTGGCGCCCCTGGCTCTTCGTCAGGCCGGTCAGCGGGGTGAGGTCGACACCGCCGTCGCCGTACTTCGTGAAGAAGCCGGTCACCGCCTCGGCCGCGTGGTCCGTGCCGACGACCAGGTACCCGCGCTGCCCGGCCACGGCGTACTGCGCGACCATCCGCATCCGGGCCTTGACGTTGCCCTTGACGAAGTCGCTCAGCGGCACCCCGGCGTCCGCGGTGTCCTGGACGACCCCGTCGACCCCGTGCTCGATGTTGACGACGATGCCCGGGTCGGCGGCGATGAACTGCAGCGCGAGCTGCGCGTCGTCCTCGTCGGCCTGCACGCGGTACGGCATCCGCACGGTGGTGAACTCGGCCGCGTGGCCCTCGGCGCGGAGCGACTCGATCGCGAGCTGCGTGAGGCGACCGGCCAGGGTGGAGTCCTGCCCGCCACTGACGGCGAGGACGTAGCCCTTCGCGCCGGTGGTCAGCAGGTAGTCGCGCAGGAAGCCCACGCGCCGGGCGACCTCCTGCTCGGGGTCGATGGTCGGCTGGACGTTGAGGTCCGCGGCGATGGCGGCTTGGAGTTCTCGCACTCCCCCAGTATCCGCCCGGACCACCGTCATGCGCACGGGTTCTCGGCACCTGTGCGTGAACGAGTCCCGTCGCTCCTGGCCACCTGGGACCGCGTCGTCCTCCGGTGGGAGCATGATGCGTTCGCCACACGACTTCGGAGGGGACCGCGCCCGTGCTGCAGATCGACTACGCCACCACCGACGCGGAAGCCGCCTCGCAGTCGCTTGCCTCGCTCTACGACCAGCCGGACGTCAGAGGCGTGGGACCCGGCTTCCGGTACGAGCAGCACGTCCGCGGCGACGGGGAGATGACGCTCGAGCGGTACCACTTCGGCGGTGACATCGAGACCACCGCCGACATCCCCGACGCGCTCGTGTCGGTCCAGGTCCACGGCGGTCGCTTCGCCACGCGCGAGCAGGGCGCGGTCCCGAACGGCTCGTTGCACGGCCTCGGTCCGATCGCGAACGGCACGACCGACGCCGACTTCAGCATCGTCACGCTGCCGGTGCCGGTGCTCCTGCGCACGGGGTTGCGGCACGAGGGCGCCGAGCGCGGTCACCTCGTCGTCGACGGACGGGCACCCCGACCGGAGCTCGCCGGCCACTGGGCCGAGGTCATCGACCACGCCCACACGGTCACCGCCGACCCGACGACGTTCCAGAACGACCTGGTGCGCGCCGAGACGTTCCGGCACCTCACGGCAGCCGCGTTCGCCGCCTTCCCGGTCCACGTCGACGCGGACCGGGTCGTCCCCGACACCGCGACCGCCGGGGCCGTCGTCCGTCGGGCCACCCGGTACATGGACGACCACGTCGCCGAACCGATCGGCGCGGCCGAGATCGCCACCGCGGCCCGGGTGTCGCCGCGCGGACTGCAGGCCGCGTTCCAGCGCGACCTCGGCATCACGCCGATGGCCTACCTCCGGCGGGCCCGTCTGGCCGAGGCACACCGCGAACTGCTGGCCACCGACCCGACCTCCGGTGCCACCGTGTCCGCCGTCGCCCTGCGGTGGGGCTTCACCAACGCCACGCGGTTCGGTGCCGCGCACCGCGACGCGTACGGGCGGTCACCGCAGGAGACGCTGCGCGACGACTCCGGGAGGCGCGGGGCGCGCTGAGCACGCGCCTCCCGTCCGCCGCGTGCTGGCGTCGGTGCTGGTGCCGAGACGTGCTGGTGCCGGGACGTCACTGCTGCTGGACGGAGAAGACGTTGCCGGCGGGGTCCGCGAACCAGGCGATGTCCGGCCCCATGGCGCGGGACCGGCCGCGGAGGACCTGCCGCTCGTCCGCCCACTGTCCGCCGTCGGTCGGGTGGACACCGAGAGCGGCCAGGTCGTCGAGCGCGGTGTCGATGTCGTCCACGACGAAGTTCAGCACCGTGAACGTCGCCGGAGTGTGGTCCGGTTTGCCGTAGACCAGGACGGGGACGTCGGAGCCGGGCAGCAGGAGCTGCATCATCTGGCCGGCGACGAGGACACGGACGTCGATCCCGAGGACGCCGGCGTAGAAGGCCACGGCGGCGTCGACGTCGTCCACGCTGAATCCGCTGTAGGCGCTGGTGGGCTGGAACACGGGGGCCTCCTCGTCCGGGTGCAGCAAGTGTGCACCCGTGGCATCGTCGGCATCCACGGCGCACGGCGCTCGGCATGTACTCACACTTCGGTTCTCCCGCCTGGCAGTGAGCCGCCAGGGCGTGTTACGGTCGAGTCACAGGCCGCGAGCGATCGCCGCCCGTATCGCCTTCAGCCTCGCCTTGCGCGAGGCTGTTGTGCGTCGTGGCCATCAGGGCCATTCACCTGGTTTGTAGAGCTTGCCGCAGCCGTAGATCTTCGAGATCAGTCGGGCCATCACTGCATGCTGTCGAGGGTCTCTCTCAGTCACGGTGTTCCAGCGAGTCCACGTGAATGTGACGAGATCGACAGCCTGGAGCATCCTCGAATGATGACTGGGCGCGAAGTGCACCGTGTCGACGATGGTGTCCAGGCTGCTCTGCATGTAGAGACCAGGTGTGCCGTACGCCTGGTACATCGAGAAGCGCTCACGGTGACGCTCACGGTCATCTCTCTCGTCCGCGATGATCAGCGCCTGGGTCTCCTGCTGCTCAGCCACGGCGTGCACGCGCTGGAGGATGTGGAGGAAACACACCTGCTCCGGCGGGTGGCGGTCCGGATAGCCCTTGCTGATCTGCCGTTCCTCGAGCTTCTTCGGACGCACCGCCCGCAACAGCATCGTCACGCTGCTCTCCGTGACGGCGTCGATGACTTGCTCGAAGATGTTGATGCGGACTCGAGTCGGGACGTCTGCCCACGCATCCTTTCCATGGAACATCGGATGCGCGTGCAGCTCGGTTCCGTGAGGTATCCCGAAGTCCTGCCAGGCGCGCGACATGATGTCATTCAGCTTGGCTGTGAGTGCCTTTGTTTCCATACCATCTGCGAGTAATCCGCCGAAGCCGTAGAAGTCCGCCTTGAATGACTCGTCCACGAAACAGAGAAGCACCAGGACATCATTGCTCATCCGTCGGCTCACCGCGCGAGCGCAGACCAAGCGGTGGATCCCCACGCTCGGGAACGGGACGGACCACCGGAAGTGCCCCTGGAGGGACTCGAACCCCCAACCCTTTCCTTAGGACGGAACTGCTCTTCCATTGAGCTACAGAGGCCGGCTCGACCACTCTAGCGGGAGCCGCAGAACGCTCCCGCTGGTGCAGTCGGCAACAGACTCTGGACGCACGGCACTCTCCCAGCTAGCGTCAGCCGTGGCCCCCGGTCGGGGGCAGTCCCGGACCGAAGGACCCGCATGACCCTCCCCTCCCCCGCGCGCCGTTCCGCCGCGGTCGCCGCC from Curtobacterium sp. MCLR17_032 encodes the following:
- a CDS encoding DUF3800 domain-containing protein, which translates into the protein MGIHRLVCARAVSRRMSNDVLVLLCFVDESFKADFYGFGGLLADGMETKALTAKLNDIMSRAWQDFGIPHGTELHAHPMFHGKDAWADVPTRVRINIFEQVIDAVTESSVTMLLRAVRPKKLEERQISKGYPDRHPPEQVCFLHILQRVHAVAEQQETQALIIADERDDRERHRERFSMYQAYGTPGLYMQSSLDTIVDTVHFAPSHHSRMLQAVDLVTFTWTRWNTVTERDPRQHAVMARLISKIYGCGKLYKPGEWP
- a CDS encoding VOC family protein, whose amino-acid sequence is MFQPTSAYSGFSVDDVDAAVAFYAGVLGIDVRVLVAGQMMQLLLPGSDVPVLVYGKPDHTPATFTVLNFVVDDIDTALDDLAALGVHPTDGGQWADERQVLRGRSRAMGPDIAWFADPAGNVFSVQQQ
- a CDS encoding helix-turn-helix domain-containing protein translates to MLQIDYATTDAEAASQSLASLYDQPDVRGVGPGFRYEQHVRGDGEMTLERYHFGGDIETTADIPDALVSVQVHGGRFATREQGAVPNGSLHGLGPIANGTTDADFSIVTLPVPVLLRTGLRHEGAERGHLVVDGRAPRPELAGHWAEVIDHAHTVTADPTTFQNDLVRAETFRHLTAAAFAAFPVHVDADRVVPDTATAGAVVRRATRYMDDHVAEPIGAAEIATAARVSPRGLQAAFQRDLGITPMAYLRRARLAEAHRELLATDPTSGATVSAVALRWGFTNATRFGAAHRDAYGRSPQETLRDDSGRRGAR
- the nadE gene encoding ammonia-dependent NAD(+) synthetase encodes the protein MRELQAAIAADLNVQPTIDPEQEVARRVGFLRDYLLTTGAKGYVLAVSGGQDSTLAGRLTQLAIESLRAEGHAAEFTTVRMPYRVQADEDDAQLALQFIAADPGIVVNIEHGVDGVVQDTADAGVPLSDFVKGNVKARMRMVAQYAVAGQRGYLVVGTDHAAEAVTGFFTKYGDGGVDLTPLTGLTKSQGRQLLEHLGAPARLYEKAPTADLLDDLPGQTDEANLGLTYAELDAYLQGHDVPVEVAEAIEARYRATEHKRQVPATPFDEWWHATA